A window of Sander vitreus isolate 19-12246 unplaced genomic scaffold, sanVit1 ctg332_0, whole genome shotgun sequence genomic DNA:
aaatgaatgggactctatggagctagatgctaaatgaatagggactctatggagctagatgctaaatgaatgggactctatggagctagatgttaaatgaatgggactctatggagctagatgttaaatgaatgggactctatggagctagatgttaaatgaatgggactctatggagctagatgctaaatgaatgggactctatggagctagatggctacatttgtctctttcgcctgattgtcgttgagaaatctcagatctGATTGTAGTTtctgcaagttcaacatggattataggtcaaaagatgaatgaacgagtacttgtgtcctttggttttcttacaggttgagtcattgttgctcataacacgctagcattctgctaatgaatgctgattggtcagtgaaggactgattacgatcggagatcccacttcacggcatccaaagcagaaccagaatgtcagagtgaatattttggcgtggtctttaaaacattagcaaacctctttctagcacgtgtattaacagggagagactaacctttcagctgtgttgtattaacagagagagtctaacctgtcagctgtgttgtattaacagagagagtctaacctgtcagctgtgttgtattaacagagagagtctaacctgtcagctgtgttgtattaacagagagagtctaacctgtcagctgtgttgtattaacagggagagtctaacctgtcagctgtgttgtattaacagagagagtctaacctgtcagctgtgttgtattaacagagagagtctaacctgtcagctgtgttgtattaacagagagagtctaacctgtcagctgtgttgtattaacagagagagtctaacctgtcagctgtgttgtattaacagagagagtctaacctgtcagctgtgttgtattaacagagagtctaacctgtcagctgtgttgtattaacagagagagtctaacctgtcagctgtgttgtattaacagagagagtctaacctgactcagagcttgccgtaaagcagcatctctggccgtatatgtgtatgacatcattgacattttaagaggcttttttgttctaaaacacccagcagtgtgtatatACCAGGTCAGAAGACAGGAGTAACGAGAGAGttacttcttcccttattagacatTCTTTGGTAAAAGAATATATagtaatgttatgtttttttttaaattagaacTTTATTGATATTCATAGCAATTTCATGACATCACATGACATCATAGAACCCAGCTGCAGTATGACATCactgcttcccccccccccccccctgagtCATGCTGCAGTAGTAAACTGCTGAGTCGCTCTGCGAggagttggtcagcagcagcgAGCCGTCGGCGGCGGCCGAGACTTTCTCCGGGCTGAGGCCGGCGCCGTACGCCACGTCAAACGCCGCGGCGCAGCGGACgctcagcagcagctgcagacgCCGTCCCGCACACTTCCTGTACCAGCTGACCGTCCACTTCCTGTTAAGAAGACAGACACGGCAGAAAAGATGtcataaaaactgtaaaacaaatgGTTGATAAACAGCGATGAAAaggtcaaaaacacacacacacacacacacacacacacacacacacacacacacagacagacacacacacacacacacacacacacagacagacacacacagacacacacacacacacacacacacacacacacacacacacacacacacacagatatacacacacacacacaca
This region includes:
- the LOC144513739 gene encoding uncharacterized protein LOC144513739, which encodes MESELFAVILLSLSGVLCWPPTVAPPTVAPPTVAPPTVAPPTVAPTTSGVLVRVGENVTLRCPLLDAADAPPPCSRKWTVSWYRKCAGRRLQLLLSVRCAAAFDVAYGAGLSPEKVSAAADGSLLLTNSSQSDSAVYYCSMTQGGGGGKQ